A section of the Chryseobacterium ginsenosidimutans genome encodes:
- a CDS encoding tetratricopeptide repeat-containing sensor histidine kinase: MKIYIFSLVLMFLSISVKAQKNSSPGQLRKLIFSSKDDTKKTDLLLNLGDYYLTKRGEFKNDLDSASFFNQQAMLLSSKNGNKLGKGKSMLLDAKIDKEKGLRNLAFSKMKQAIHYFETNKMTEQVAEGYEELSFMYDNGTKNLEIKIKLKEKALSLFKSSGTTLKQASVLKDLGEIYGIKGDPDKSIELLKQSLAVYNSLKFKELQGVYNLLIQAEVQKANYEEALKYCILAEKTAINVHDNSLQLSSIYSNTGMVYYYLRQNDDAMKYWEKALTIAKKNNDNGYVRTVANNMSTMLIRQRKFEEAIKMIKEYKTRYPIADQEFEMTENYILFSTYTILKQLKNAEIYYKKLVSYYGENAEKNNKQIALLRGFVFYRYQTKDYAAFYKSAALFDSVAKKSGNDMLRSENYLIWFKADSTQGKYLDAIEHYQLYKKLSDSVFNGEKSKQINSLKIQFETDQKDKNIQLLTQKGKLLEIQVTNDTVIKYVFIGSILVLILFAALLYNRSRLKSNANKKLELKRKQIDEQNEQLKKLLSEKEWLLKEIHHRVKNNLQIVISLLNTQSAYLDNEDALMAIQNSQHRMHAMSLIHQKLYQSDNLSTIDMSWYIYELIGYIKECYSSEKSIRFVLDTEKVFLDVAQAVPMGLIVNEAVNNIVKYAFPDEEKGEVMVSFKNTEKDFYELIISDNGVGLPEDFNIDETESLGMNLMRGLTDQLDGTFSLENKNGLKIIITFRKNTDIDVHK, encoded by the coding sequence ATGAAAATATATATTTTTTCATTGGTTTTGATGTTTTTAAGTATCTCAGTAAAAGCTCAGAAAAACTCAAGTCCTGGACAGTTGAGAAAGCTTATTTTTTCTTCAAAAGATGATACAAAAAAAACAGATTTACTGCTAAACTTGGGCGATTACTATCTTACAAAGAGGGGAGAATTTAAAAATGATTTGGACAGTGCATCATTTTTCAACCAACAGGCAATGCTTTTGAGTTCAAAAAACGGTAATAAGCTAGGTAAAGGAAAATCCATGCTTCTGGATGCTAAAATAGACAAAGAAAAAGGTCTTAGAAATTTGGCTTTTTCGAAAATGAAACAGGCGATCCATTATTTTGAAACTAATAAAATGACTGAACAGGTTGCTGAAGGTTATGAAGAACTTTCTTTCATGTACGATAATGGCACTAAAAATTTGGAAATTAAGATAAAGCTCAAAGAAAAAGCGTTATCACTTTTTAAAAGTTCAGGAACAACATTGAAACAGGCTTCGGTTTTAAAAGATTTAGGTGAGATTTATGGTATAAAAGGAGATCCGGATAAATCCATAGAATTACTGAAACAGTCGTTGGCTGTTTATAATTCTTTAAAGTTTAAAGAATTACAGGGGGTTTACAATTTGCTGATACAAGCTGAGGTTCAGAAAGCGAATTATGAAGAAGCTTTGAAATACTGTATTTTGGCGGAGAAAACGGCCATTAATGTTCATGATAATTCTTTGCAGTTAAGTTCTATTTACAGCAATACAGGAATGGTTTACTATTATCTTCGTCAAAATGACGATGCCATGAAATACTGGGAAAAAGCGTTAACGATCGCAAAGAAGAACAACGATAATGGATATGTAAGAACTGTTGCCAACAATATGTCTACAATGCTCATCAGACAGCGGAAATTTGAAGAAGCGATTAAAATGATCAAAGAATATAAAACCCGTTATCCTATTGCCGATCAGGAATTTGAAATGACGGAAAATTATATTTTGTTCAGTACTTATACCATTCTTAAACAACTTAAAAACGCCGAAATTTATTATAAAAAGCTGGTTAGCTATTACGGTGAAAATGCCGAGAAGAATAATAAGCAAATAGCGTTGCTGAGAGGTTTTGTTTTTTACAGGTATCAGACAAAAGATTACGCGGCATTCTATAAAAGTGCTGCATTGTTTGATTCGGTGGCGAAAAAATCAGGGAATGATATGTTGCGTTCAGAAAATTATCTGATTTGGTTTAAGGCCGATTCAACACAGGGGAAATATCTTGATGCTATAGAGCATTATCAATTGTATAAAAAACTGTCGGATTCTGTTTTTAACGGTGAAAAAAGCAAACAGATCAACAGTCTGAAAATTCAGTTTGAGACCGATCAAAAAGATAAAAATATACAGTTGCTTACCCAAAAAGGAAAACTTCTGGAGATTCAGGTTACCAATGATACTGTGATAAAATATGTTTTTATTGGAAGTATTTTAGTTTTGATTCTTTTTGCAGCCTTGCTTTATAACCGTTCAAGGCTTAAAAGTAATGCCAATAAAAAATTAGAATTAAAAAGAAAACAAATCGATGAACAGAACGAACAGCTGAAAAAACTGCTGTCCGAAAAAGAATGGCTGTTAAAAGAAATCCACCATAGAGTTAAGAATAATTTGCAGATCGTTATCAGCCTTCTGAATACCCAATCGGCTTATTTGGATAATGAAGATGCATTAATGGCTATTCAGAACAGCCAGCACAGAATGCATGCGATGTCGCTGATCCATCAGAAACTGTATCAGTCTGATAATCTTTCAACTATTGATATGTCTTGGTATATTTATGAATTGATAGGCTATATTAAAGAATGTTATTCATCAGAAAAAAGCATCAGATTTGTTCTGGATACCGAAAAAGTTTTTCTGGATGTAGCGCAGGCAGTTCCGATGGGATTAATTGTTAATGAAGCGGTTAATAATATTGTAAAATATGCTTTTCCTGATGAAGAAAAGGGGGAGGTAATGGTTTCTTTTAAAAATACAGAAAAAGATTTTTACGAGCTTATTATTTCAGATAATGGAGTAGGACTTCCGGAAGATTTTAATATTGATGAAACAGAATCTCTCGGGATGAATCTGATGAGAGGTCTTACCGATCAGCTGGACGGAACTTTTTCGCTGGAAAATAAAAACGGGTTAAAAATAATAATCACATTTAGAAAAAATACAGATATCGACGTTCATAAGTAG
- a CDS encoding YoaK family protein encodes MEISTTEIKHNIGFVTLLLAMIAGYCDTVTFVSADSIFSAHVTGNFIVFAYQIVKGSDVNAWIKLLTFPVFILAVIAGGRIAYKVTNHYTILFWEGFLLLLSGIVVGILNYTGFFTSWMMYAVVMVTVFAMGLQNAFGKLYAKETHGPTTMMTGNVTQASLDFGNLIRNGFKDPDSLVSLKKQLITILGFLVGCFLGAFAGKQLGLVTLVAPGLAMIICYLYHRKN; translated from the coding sequence ATGGAAATAAGTACAACAGAAATAAAACATAATATAGGTTTTGTCACTTTATTGCTCGCTATGATTGCAGGCTATTGTGACACCGTCACTTTTGTATCGGCAGACTCCATTTTTTCTGCACATGTTACAGGAAACTTTATTGTATTTGCCTATCAGATTGTGAAAGGTTCGGATGTTAATGCATGGATAAAGCTGCTTACTTTTCCTGTATTTATTCTGGCTGTCATTGCCGGTGGACGAATTGCCTATAAAGTGACCAATCATTATACTATTTTATTTTGGGAAGGATTCCTGTTACTTTTAAGTGGAATTGTTGTCGGAATACTTAATTATACAGGTTTTTTTACAAGCTGGATGATGTATGCTGTTGTGATGGTCACTGTTTTTGCGATGGGACTTCAGAATGCTTTCGGGAAACTCTATGCTAAAGAAACGCATGGACCTACTACGATGATGACAGGGAATGTTACGCAGGCTTCACTGGATTTCGGAAATTTAATTAGAAACGGTTTCAAAGATCCTGATTCACTGGTGAGCCTCAAAAAGCAATTGATTACTATTCTTGGCTTTTTAGTAGGTTGTTTTTTAGGCGCTTTTGCAGGAAAGCAACTGGGGCTTGTAACACTTGTTGCACCTGGCTTGGCGATGATTATCTGCTATCTTTATCACCGTAAAAACTAA
- a CDS encoding Dps family protein has product MKTSIGIKNVNLAKVAEVLVATLADEFILCTKTRKAHWNVEGADFYNKHLFFQAQYEQLDTIIDDLAERIRILGHYAPATLREYLSLTHLSESHLESNDSLTYMKELLSDHESIIIHLRENIENFAVEFRDAGTSDYITGLLETHEKMAWMLRSHLK; this is encoded by the coding sequence ATGAAAACTTCAATTGGAATAAAAAACGTAAACTTAGCTAAAGTAGCTGAAGTATTAGTTGCAACCTTAGCAGACGAATTTATACTCTGCACAAAAACCAGAAAAGCGCACTGGAATGTAGAAGGTGCCGATTTTTACAATAAACATTTGTTTTTCCAGGCACAGTATGAGCAATTGGACACGATTATTGATGACCTTGCCGAAAGAATCAGGATTTTAGGTCATTATGCTCCGGCTACACTGAGGGAATATCTTTCATTAACACATCTTTCAGAAAGTCATTTAGAGTCTAATGATAGTCTTACTTATATGAAAGAATTATTGTCTGATCATGAAAGCATTATCATCCATCTTCGTGAAAATATTGAAAATTTTGCAGTCGAATTCCGTGATGCGGGAACTAGCGATTATATTACAGGATTATTGGAAACTCACGAGAAAATGGCCTGGATGCTGCGTTCACATTTAAAATAA
- a CDS encoding DoxX family protein, which produces MEILKQILTSDLGSSFNDVAFLIFRVLLAIELFRVHGLKKFRLENGNKEVIPNPLGLPDKMNALVASFSDLVVPFLIILGLGTRLAVLPTIGVTAIGYFVVHRKDSPEVRDVPYMYTLSLLLVLALGAGKYSLDYYLLNLL; this is translated from the coding sequence ATGGAAATTTTAAAACAAATTTTAACCTCAGATTTAGGATCATCATTTAACGATGTTGCCTTTCTGATCTTCAGGGTACTTCTGGCGATTGAGCTTTTCAGAGTCCACGGACTGAAAAAATTCAGACTGGAAAACGGGAACAAAGAAGTTATCCCGAATCCGCTTGGGCTTCCCGATAAAATGAATGCTTTAGTTGCTTCATTTTCCGATTTGGTGGTTCCTTTTTTAATTATTCTGGGATTGGGAACAAGGCTCGCCGTTTTGCCGACGATTGGTGTTACAGCAATTGGCTATTTTGTAGTTCACAGAAAAGATTCTCCGGAAGTACGAGACGTTCCTTATATGTACACCTTGTCTTTACTGTTAGTTCTTGCCTTGGGTGCAGGAAAATATTCACTCGATTATTATCTATTAAACTTACTTTAA
- a CDS encoding amidohydrolase, translating to MKADLILYNGKIHSFNKETPDISAVAIKEGKIIAVGNDGLIDQFAEESTKIIDLKKRRVVPGINDSHIHLIRGGLNFNLELRWDGVPSLADALRMLKEQVDRTPSPQWVRVVGGWSEFQFAERRMPTLEEINKIAPETPVFILHLYDRALMNRAALKAVGYTKNTPAPPGGQIERDANGEPTGLIIATPNAMILYSTLAKGPKLSYEHQVNSTRHFMKELNRFGITSVIDAGGGFQNFPDDYQVVNELNENKQLTVRIAYNLFTQKPKNEFEDFSEWIDTVKLYQGDDMYRHNGAGEMLVFSAADFEDFLQPRPDLPENMEADLEKVVRLLVENRWPFRLHATYNESITRFLNVFEKVNQEIPFNGLAWIFDHAETIDERNIERVKSLGGGIAIQSRMAYQGEYFTDQYGANAAENTPPIKKMLEMEVPVGGGSDATRVSSYNPWVSMYWLTVGKTVGGLQLYTDTRLDRNTALELYTKGSAWFSQEQQKKGDIQVGMFADLAVLDRDYFTVEDEEIKSIEAEMTVVDGKIVYAKGEFSSFAPPSIPILPDWSPTKLYNGYYPVGGHTQKAIEKNAKVGFKTPLTSQVHSCAGSCDVHQHNHDHTRMSNLPVNNYHSFWGALGCSCFAF from the coding sequence ATGAAGGCAGATCTTATTTTATACAACGGAAAAATCCATAGTTTTAATAAGGAGACTCCTGATATTTCAGCAGTTGCTATTAAAGAAGGAAAAATCATCGCCGTTGGAAATGATGGTTTGATTGATCAGTTTGCGGAGGAATCAACAAAAATTATCGATTTAAAAAAGAGAAGAGTGGTTCCCGGAATCAACGATTCTCATATCCACTTGATTCGTGGCGGTTTAAATTTTAATCTTGAGTTAAGATGGGACGGTGTTCCTTCGTTAGCAGATGCATTGAGAATGTTGAAAGAACAGGTTGACCGTACACCTTCTCCGCAATGGGTTCGCGTGGTTGGGGGCTGGTCAGAATTTCAGTTTGCGGAAAGAAGAATGCCGACACTGGAGGAAATAAACAAAATTGCTCCCGAGACGCCTGTTTTTATCCTTCATTTGTATGACAGGGCATTGATGAACCGGGCAGCTTTAAAAGCAGTTGGCTACACAAAAAATACACCGGCACCTCCGGGCGGACAGATTGAGAGAGATGCCAATGGTGAACCGACAGGATTAATTATTGCTACACCCAATGCCATGATTTTATATTCAACTCTTGCGAAAGGTCCGAAACTTTCGTACGAGCATCAGGTGAATTCTACCAGACATTTTATGAAAGAATTAAACCGTTTCGGAATTACAAGCGTGATTGATGCTGGTGGAGGTTTCCAAAATTTCCCAGATGATTATCAGGTGGTGAATGAATTAAATGAAAATAAACAGCTCACTGTAAGAATTGCTTATAATTTGTTCACTCAGAAGCCGAAAAATGAGTTTGAAGATTTCAGCGAATGGATTGATACCGTGAAATTATATCAGGGTGACGATATGTACCGTCATAACGGAGCAGGAGAGATGTTGGTTTTCTCAGCAGCAGATTTTGAAGATTTCTTACAGCCAAGACCCGATTTACCAGAAAATATGGAAGCTGATCTTGAAAAAGTGGTCCGATTGCTTGTTGAAAACCGCTGGCCTTTCCGCCTTCATGCGACGTACAATGAAAGTATTACCCGGTTTTTAAATGTTTTTGAAAAAGTAAATCAGGAAATTCCTTTCAACGGTCTTGCGTGGATTTTCGACCATGCCGAAACGATCGATGAAAGAAATATTGAAAGAGTAAAAAGTTTAGGTGGAGGAATTGCTATCCAAAGCAGAATGGCGTATCAGGGAGAATATTTTACCGATCAATATGGTGCTAATGCTGCTGAAAATACTCCTCCGATCAAAAAAATGCTGGAAATGGAAGTGCCTGTTGGCGGTGGTTCTGATGCTACAAGAGTAAGCAGTTATAATCCGTGGGTTTCTATGTATTGGTTAACGGTTGGGAAAACGGTTGGCGGACTTCAGTTGTATACCGACACAAGGTTAGACCGAAATACAGCATTAGAATTATATACTAAAGGAAGTGCTTGGTTTTCTCAGGAACAGCAAAAAAAAGGAGATATCCAAGTCGGAATGTTTGCAGATCTCGCTGTTTTAGATAGAGATTATTTCACTGTCGAGGATGAAGAAATCAAAAGTATCGAAGCTGAAATGACGGTTGTGGATGGTAAAATTGTCTATGCAAAAGGAGAATTTTCATCGTTTGCACCACCTTCGATTCCTATTCTTCCGGATTGGTCGCCGACAAAGCTGTACAACGGCTATTATCCTGTTGGCGGACATACTCAGAAAGCAATTGAAAAAAATGCAAAAGTGGGTTTCAAAACACCTTTAACTTCTCAGGTTCACAGTTGTGCAGGAAGTTGTGATGTTCACCAACACAATCATGACCATACTAGAATGAGCAATCTTCCGGTTAATAATTACCATTCATTCTGGGGCGCATTGGGATGTTCTTGTTTTGCTTTTTAA
- a CDS encoding M17 family peptidase N-terminal domain-containing protein, with the protein MQNSISKYFNWSKAIFTAFVLTTSMTNFVSAQTATEAKATVGTTKMWGTVDGISIVGLVQGPSAAVADLQIACVFEYTEGDIFNPPALPKELNGMVHLDESLKGIITEVRKNGQFKGHALETLLIDPPKGSLASKKLLLIGLGNRNSFDPELMKEVGSVAMREALKLKVKTASFASDIKDAGIDSPTALVARNVVLGAFEAYRAQSYLNEKHFSDKMKLQKLILLAGPSFFTFAGGGIKDAITKLNTK; encoded by the coding sequence ATGCAAAATTCAATTTCAAAATATTTTAATTGGTCTAAAGCAATCTTTACTGCTTTTGTTCTGACAACTTCAATGACCAATTTCGTCTCTGCACAGACAGCAACTGAGGCCAAAGCAACGGTCGGAACTACAAAAATGTGGGGAACAGTAGATGGCATTTCCATAGTCGGACTTGTTCAGGGACCTTCTGCCGCAGTGGCAGATCTTCAGATTGCCTGTGTTTTCGAATATACGGAAGGTGATATTTTCAATCCGCCTGCACTGCCTAAAGAACTGAACGGGATGGTTCATCTGGATGAATCGTTAAAAGGAATTATTACCGAAGTAAGAAAAAACGGACAGTTCAAAGGGCATGCGTTGGAAACCTTGTTAATTGATCCTCCAAAAGGAAGTTTAGCGTCAAAAAAATTACTGTTAATCGGATTGGGGAACAGAAATTCTTTCGACCCTGAATTAATGAAAGAAGTCGGAAGTGTAGCCATGAGAGAAGCCTTAAAGCTGAAAGTGAAAACCGCCTCTTTTGCAAGCGATATCAAAGATGCAGGAATCGATTCTCCAACAGCTTTGGTGGCAAGAAATGTAGTCCTAGGAGCTTTTGAAGCCTATCGTGCACAGTCTTATTTAAATGAAAAACATTTTTCAGATAAAATGAAATTACAAAAGCTGATTTTATTGGCAGGACCATCATTTTTTACTTTTGCAGGAGGTGGAATTAAGGATGCTATTACAAAACTTAACACCAAATAA
- a CDS encoding alginate export family protein, with product MLKSTSSISLLKIILLIIFLCSENLSAQSFKLLRYDENYEYLKDSADTFYHKVKFLPLNEKKNSYLSFGGEARYEYVDFNNEDWGRLDIGHNNFFLQRYDLHADLHLGENVRVFSQIRSALQNGRKNGSRGIDEDQLNIQNFFVDVDIFKNQDRKLVSRIGRQELDYGSGRLISVREGPNARLSFTGAKLMYSGKNISIDAFAMMADSINVGVFDNRMSKQLNVWGLYSKIIVPEAGNLDLYYIGIRRDESVFEAGTAKEKRHTIGGRFWKYGGGFIYNLEAAYQFGTFGDENISAWTGSVDIGYLFENIKFKPSINLRNDYISGDKSKDDGKLNTFNPLYPKGGYFGFSPQVGPVNLIDIHPYATLDLTSKLKMQMDVVLNWRYSLNDGVYRPSGALNRPGSSSDKRYIGTAYLTNFTYSFNRYISLVSGIQYFQKGAFIEDIIPDAKSGVFYNVRLGFKF from the coding sequence ATGTTGAAATCTACATCTTCCATATCGTTATTAAAAATTATTCTATTAATTATATTTTTATGTTCTGAAAATTTATCCGCCCAGAGTTTCAAACTTTTGCGCTACGATGAAAACTATGAATATTTAAAAGATTCGGCTGATACTTTTTATCATAAAGTTAAATTTCTTCCTCTTAATGAAAAGAAAAATAGCTATCTGTCTTTTGGAGGAGAAGCGCGATATGAATATGTGGATTTCAATAATGAAGATTGGGGAAGGCTGGATATCGGTCACAATAACTTTTTTCTGCAGCGCTACGACCTTCATGCCGATCTGCATTTGGGTGAAAATGTAAGAGTTTTTTCACAAATTCGAAGCGCTTTACAAAACGGAAGAAAAAACGGTTCAAGAGGAATTGACGAAGATCAGCTGAATATTCAAAATTTCTTTGTGGATGTTGATATTTTTAAAAATCAGGACAGAAAATTGGTTTCTAGAATAGGGCGGCAGGAATTGGATTATGGTTCGGGAAGATTGATTTCCGTACGGGAAGGTCCCAATGCACGGCTTTCTTTTACAGGAGCTAAATTGATGTATTCCGGAAAAAATATTTCAATCGACGCCTTTGCTATGATGGCAGACAGTATCAACGTTGGGGTTTTTGATAATAGAATGTCAAAACAGCTCAATGTTTGGGGATTATATTCGAAAATTATTGTTCCAGAGGCAGGAAATCTTGATTTATATTACATCGGAATCCGAAGAGATGAATCTGTTTTTGAAGCCGGAACAGCTAAAGAAAAACGTCACACCATCGGCGGAAGATTCTGGAAATATGGCGGCGGATTTATCTATAATCTGGAAGCGGCTTATCAATTTGGAACTTTCGGAGATGAAAATATCAGCGCATGGACAGGTTCTGTCGATATAGGGTATCTGTTTGAAAATATTAAGTTTAAGCCAAGTATTAACCTTCGGAACGATTACATTTCGGGAGACAAATCGAAAGACGACGGAAAACTCAATACGTTTAATCCTCTCTATCCGAAAGGCGGTTATTTTGGCTTCAGTCCGCAGGTTGGGCCTGTCAATCTCATTGATATTCATCCGTATGCAACGCTGGATTTAACTTCTAAACTAAAAATGCAGATGGATGTCGTTTTAAACTGGCGATATTCCCTGAATGACGGTGTTTATAGACCAAGCGGAGCCTTGAACCGACCCGGGAGCAGCTCAGACAAACGATATATAGGAACCGCTTATCTTACCAATTTCACCTATAGTTTTAATAGATATATTTCTTTAGTAAGTGGAATTCAGTATTTCCAAAAAGGTGCTTTTATTGAGGATATTATTCCTGATGCCAAAAGTGGAGTTTTTTATAATGTCCGCTTAGGATTCAAATTTTAA
- a CDS encoding hydrolase, translating into MKPSSKLLSPDNHALVLIDFEGQMAFATKSISMNELRNNVAVVCGASKIFNVPTIVTTVAEESFSGPVFPEIEEAYPIATSGYIDRTTMNTWEDEAAYKAIVGTQKQKLVFAGLWTGVCIVGPALSALEENYDVYVITDACGDVSDEAHERAIQRMIHAGVKPMTSIQYILELQRDWARQETYVAVTDLMKKCGGSYGLGIHYAHNMLNH; encoded by the coding sequence ATGAAACCATCATCAAAACTGTTATCTCCGGATAATCACGCTCTTGTACTCATTGATTTTGAAGGTCAAATGGCATTTGCGACAAAAAGTATCTCCATGAACGAACTTCGTAATAATGTTGCGGTGGTTTGTGGAGCTTCCAAAATTTTCAATGTACCGACGATCGTAACAACCGTTGCTGAAGAAAGCTTTTCAGGACCTGTTTTTCCTGAAATTGAAGAGGCATATCCAATCGCAACTTCAGGTTATATCGACAGAACAACAATGAATACCTGGGAAGATGAAGCCGCTTACAAAGCAATCGTTGGAACTCAGAAGCAAAAATTGGTTTTCGCTGGATTATGGACGGGTGTATGTATCGTAGGACCGGCACTATCTGCACTGGAAGAAAATTATGATGTGTACGTAATCACCGATGCTTGTGGTGATGTAAGCGATGAAGCGCACGAAAGAGCTATCCAGAGAATGATTCACGCAGGAGTAAAACCTATGACTTCTATTCAGTATATCTTAGAACTGCAGAGAGATTGGGCGCGTCAGGAGACGTATGTTGCCGTAACCGACTTAATGAAAAAATGCGGTGGTTCTTACGGATTGGGTATTCACTATGCTCACAATATGTTGAACCATTAA
- a CDS encoding alpha/beta fold hydrolase, whose amino-acid sequence MKLKSMLSTAVLLTTVFITSVNAQNTTKARAEYIEVEPNVRLHVTDLGEGKTVVLIHGYPVSDASWEYQYHPLIEAGYRVIGITLRGFGQSDKPYGKYDYDQFAADIKTVLDKLDVKDATLGGHSMGGAIALHYVAKYNAAHVSKLALFAAAAPVHTKRPDFPYPFFTKEDITKWVELNNTDRPALLNKIGERFVLSATSVSPGIGAWLGSIEMQSSPYAMEQALIALRDEDLRGDLPKIKIPTLILHAKQDRIVSYELAEQMHKAIAGSQLIPFEKSGHALFIEEKDKFNAEFIKFLKQ is encoded by the coding sequence ATGAAGCTAAAATCAATGCTGAGTACTGCGGTTTTATTAACAACAGTATTCATAACAAGTGTTAATGCCCAAAATACAACAAAAGCAAGAGCAGAATATATTGAGGTTGAGCCAAATGTTCGACTTCATGTTACCGATCTTGGCGAAGGAAAAACTGTCGTCTTAATTCACGGATATCCGGTAAGCGATGCTTCCTGGGAGTATCAGTATCATCCTTTAATTGAAGCCGGATATCGTGTCATAGGAATCACTTTAAGAGGATTCGGACAGTCAGACAAGCCTTACGGAAAGTATGACTATGACCAATTTGCAGCAGATATCAAAACTGTTCTGGACAAATTAGATGTTAAAGATGCCACGTTGGGAGGACATTCTATGGGCGGAGCAATTGCCTTACACTATGTTGCAAAATATAATGCTGCTCACGTTAGCAAATTGGCGTTGTTCGCTGCTGCTGCACCTGTTCACACCAAAAGACCGGATTTTCCATATCCGTTTTTCACCAAAGAAGACATTACAAAATGGGTAGAGCTTAACAATACAGACAGACCTGCATTATTGAATAAAATAGGTGAAAGATTTGTTTTATCGGCAACTTCCGTTTCGCCCGGAATAGGCGCCTGGTTGGGAAGTATCGAGATGCAGTCTTCTCCGTATGCCATGGAACAGGCATTAATTGCCTTGAGAGATGAAGATTTGAGAGGAGATCTGCCAAAAATCAAAATCCCGACACTTATTCTTCACGCAAAACAGGACAGAATTGTCTCTTACGAATTGGCTGAACAAATGCATAAAGCGATTGCCGGTTCACAATTAATTCCTTTTGAGAAAAGTGGTCACGCTTTGTTTATTGAAGAGAAAGATAAATTCAATGCTGAATTCATCAAATTTTTGAAGCAGTAA
- a CDS encoding MaoC family dehydratase, protein MENSNTNESAFNSEDFSIVKARTFDELVIGEVFRAPSRTLTDAHASAFQTVSCDNHPIHYDAEYAKRNGHTAPVVHGLQVLAFTAPGATLLPHYFGNVFISFLELSCNFLKEVHSGDTLYSSLTITDLTPQEDKGIVTTKVTVYNQKSELVLEGQHKYLLKR, encoded by the coding sequence ATGGAAAATTCAAATACAAACGAATCAGCATTTAATTCTGAAGATTTTTCTATTGTAAAGGCCCGTACTTTCGATGAATTGGTTATCGGAGAAGTTTTCCGAGCTCCAAGCAGAACATTAACGGACGCTCATGCCTCGGCTTTTCAAACAGTTTCTTGTGACAATCATCCAATTCATTACGATGCGGAATACGCCAAAAGAAATGGACATACAGCGCCGGTTGTACACGGATTACAGGTTTTGGCATTTACCGCTCCCGGAGCTACTTTGCTACCTCATTATTTTGGAAATGTTTTCATCAGTTTTTTAGAGCTGTCATGTAATTTTTTAAAAGAAGTTCATTCTGGAGATACTTTGTACTCCTCGCTTACAATTACAGATCTTACGCCGCAGGAAGATAAGGGAATTGTTACAACAAAAGTAACGGTCTACAACCAGAAATCAGAACTTGTTTTAGAAGGTCAGCATAAATACTTACTGAAAAGATAA